In Onychostoma macrolepis isolate SWU-2019 chromosome 06, ASM1243209v1, whole genome shotgun sequence, one DNA window encodes the following:
- the endou gene encoding LOW QUALITY PROTEIN: uridylate-specific endoribonuclease A (The sequence of the model RefSeq protein was modified relative to this genomic sequence to represent the inferred CDS: inserted 1 base in 1 codon), which translates to MKITLILFLTITLISQGYSDSLDFCSLSCKGRCGEPRDASNDCNCDSQCQQHEDCCDDYKKQCGRRALARVSDAEIKSLSEALYKLDHNRATASELVIDPQTLISSSQTGSGNDHSSRPLFKQVSSTLLSKPTYKALLNLLDNYRRVTGEAEDVPSQEVQEQDTFLQQTMNTDVGKELYNFLHSKGIYSSQSAFIQDLKMMWFGLYSRSSGKLDSSGFEHIFAGEIKKGKVSGFHNXNYYSHSFNGPWTTYPDVLGMQFEWDGYFKEVGSALIGSSPEFDLAIYSLCYITRPGQKCYVSLGGKTLGIQTYTWDNSSYGDGKKYIASAYPATP; encoded by the exons CTCAGGGCTACAGTG ATTCTCTGGACTTCT GCTCACTTTCTTGTAAAGGAAGATGTGGAGAGCCCCGTGATGCTTCGAACGATTGCAACTGCGATTCACAATGCCAGCAGCACGAGGACTGCTGCGATGACTATAAAAAGCAGTGTGGTCGTCGAG CATTAGCCCGTGTCTCTGACGCTGAGATCAAGTCTCTGTCTGAGGCGCTGTACAAGTTAGACCATAACAGGGCCACAGCCTCAGAGCTGGTTATTGATCCTCAGACACTGATCTCTTCATCTCAGACCGGCTCCGGGAATGACCACTCATCTCGCCC ATTGTTCAAGCAAGTGAGTAGTACTTTGCTCTCCAAGCCCACATATAAAGCTCTGCTGAATCTATTAGACAACTATAGAAGGGTGACGGGGGAAGCGGAGGATGTGCCCTCACAGGAAGTGCAGGAGCAGGACACTTTCCTCCAACAGACCATGAACACTGATGTTGGCAAGGAGCTTTACAATTTCCTCCACTCTAAAG GTATATACTCATCACAGAGCGCGTTTATCCAGGATCTGAAGATGATGTGGTTTGGTCTTTACTCTCGATCCAGTGGCAAACTGGACTCCAGCGGGTTTGAGCACATCTTTGCAG GGGAAATTAAGAAAGGAAAGGTGTCTGGTTTCCACA TGAATTACTACAGCCACAGTTTTAATGGCCCT TGGACCACATATCCTGATGTATTGGGAATGCAGTTTGAATGGGATGGCTATTTCAAAGAGGTTGGTTCTGCCCTTATTGGCTCTAGTCCTGAATTTGATCTGGCTATCTACAGTCTCTGCTACATCACCCGCCCTGGCCAGAA GTGTTATGTGAGTCTGGGAGGAAAAACTCTGGGCATTCAGACCTATACATGGGACAACAGCAGCTATGGGGATGGAAAGAAGTACATTGCCTCTGCTTACCCTGCCACACCATGA
- the sumf1 gene encoding formylglycine-generating enzyme isoform X1, giving the protein MASTPSSSVVLFLCILAVRSNIGDIVLEQPSSESQSTDCGCQGLKRVGSVDVSDENKLEHHDDAKIYSKTANESPHKTEHDIPSKLVLLQGGCFMMGTDDPGIPQDGEGPQRSVRLDPFHIEVHEVTNQQFQHFTNQTGYITEAERFGDSFVFEGLLSEEVKSTLSRAVAAAPWWSPVKGADWRHPEGPDSTIEHRMNHPVLHVSWSDAQAYCHWAKRRLPTEAEWELACRGGLQDRLYPWGNKLMPRGQHYANLWQGDFPNHNTAEDGYANTSPVMSFPANGFGLYDMVGNAWEWTADWWSVHHSTEDKYNPKGPENGTDRVKKGGSYMCHKSYCYRYRCAARSQNTPDSSASNLGFRCAADADP; this is encoded by the exons ATGGCGTCAACACCGAGCAGTTCTGTAGTTTTATTTCTCTGCATTTTAGCAGTGCGTAGTAATATAGGCGACATCGTGCTCGAACAGCCGTCGTCGGAGTCACAGAGCACGGATTGTGGCTGTCAGGGACTGAAAAGGGTTGGTTCTGTTGATGTAAGTGATGAAAACAAACTGGAACATCACGATGATGCAAAGATATACTCCAAAACAGCAAACGAAAGTCCACACAAGACAGAACATGATATACCCAGTAAG CTGGTGCTGCTGCAGGGAGGTTGCTTTATGATGGGAACGGATGACCCAGGAATACCACAGGATGGAGAGGGGCCGCAGAGGAGCGTGAGGctggacccttttcacattgAAGTGCATGAAGTCACAAACCAGCAGTTCCAACACTTCACCAACCAGACAGGATACATCACAGAG GCTGAGCGTTTTGGAGACTCCTTTGTTTTTGAGGGACTGCTGAGTGAGGAGGTGAAGAGCACTCTGTCACGTGCG GTGGCTGCAGCTCCTTGGTGGTCACCAGTGAAAGGTGCAGACTGGAGACACCCAGAAGGACCAGATTCAACCATAGAGCACag GATGAATCACCCTGTGCTGCATGTATCATGGAGTGACGCACAGGCGTACTGTCACTGGGCTAAACGCAGACTTCCTACTGAAGCTGAGTGGGAGTTGGCCTGTAGAGGAGGACTGCAGGATAG GCTGTACCCATGGGGAAATAAACTAATGCCCAGAGGGCAACACTATGCTAACCTGTGGCAAGGAGATTTCCCTAACCACAACACAGCAGAGGACGGCTATGCTAACACATCACCG GTGATGTCATTTCCTGCCAATGGCTTTGGGCTGTATGACATGGTGGGAAATGCATGGGAGTGGACGGCGGACTGGTGGAGCGTGCATCACTCTACAGAAGACAAGTACAACCCT AAAGGACCAGAAAACGGTACAGACCGAGTCAAGAAAGGAGGATCCTACATGTGCCACAAG tcTTACTGCTACAGATACAGGTGTGCAGCCCGTAGTCAAAATACTCCGGACAGTTCTGCCTCTAATCTGGGCTTCCGCTGTGCCGCTGATGCTGATCCATAA
- the sumf1 gene encoding formylglycine-generating enzyme isoform X2, with protein MASTPSSSVVLFLCILAVRSNIGDIVLEQPSSESQSTDCGCQGLKRVGSVDVSDENKLEHHDDAKIYSKTANESPHKTEHDIPSKLVLLQGGCFMMGTDDPGIPQDGEGPQRSVRLDPFHIEVHEVTNQQFQHFTNQTGYITEAERFGDSFVFEGLLSEEVKSTLSRAVAAAPWWSPVKGADWRHPEGPDSTIEHRMNHPVLHVSWSDAQAYCHWAKRRLPTEAEWELACRGGLQDRLYPWGNKLMPRGQHYANLWQGDFPNHNTAEDGYANTSPVMSFPANGFGLYDMVGNAWEWTADWWSVHHSTEDKYNPKGPENGTDRVKKGGSYMCHKVFQPVLSNLYN; from the exons ATGGCGTCAACACCGAGCAGTTCTGTAGTTTTATTTCTCTGCATTTTAGCAGTGCGTAGTAATATAGGCGACATCGTGCTCGAACAGCCGTCGTCGGAGTCACAGAGCACGGATTGTGGCTGTCAGGGACTGAAAAGGGTTGGTTCTGTTGATGTAAGTGATGAAAACAAACTGGAACATCACGATGATGCAAAGATATACTCCAAAACAGCAAACGAAAGTCCACACAAGACAGAACATGATATACCCAGTAAG CTGGTGCTGCTGCAGGGAGGTTGCTTTATGATGGGAACGGATGACCCAGGAATACCACAGGATGGAGAGGGGCCGCAGAGGAGCGTGAGGctggacccttttcacattgAAGTGCATGAAGTCACAAACCAGCAGTTCCAACACTTCACCAACCAGACAGGATACATCACAGAG GCTGAGCGTTTTGGAGACTCCTTTGTTTTTGAGGGACTGCTGAGTGAGGAGGTGAAGAGCACTCTGTCACGTGCG GTGGCTGCAGCTCCTTGGTGGTCACCAGTGAAAGGTGCAGACTGGAGACACCCAGAAGGACCAGATTCAACCATAGAGCACag GATGAATCACCCTGTGCTGCATGTATCATGGAGTGACGCACAGGCGTACTGTCACTGGGCTAAACGCAGACTTCCTACTGAAGCTGAGTGGGAGTTGGCCTGTAGAGGAGGACTGCAGGATAG GCTGTACCCATGGGGAAATAAACTAATGCCCAGAGGGCAACACTATGCTAACCTGTGGCAAGGAGATTTCCCTAACCACAACACAGCAGAGGACGGCTATGCTAACACATCACCG GTGATGTCATTTCCTGCCAATGGCTTTGGGCTGTATGACATGGTGGGAAATGCATGGGAGTGGACGGCGGACTGGTGGAGCGTGCATCACTCTACAGAAGACAAGTACAACCCT AAAGGACCAGAAAACGGTACAGACCGAGTCAAGAAAGGAGGATCCTACATGTGCCACAAG gtTTTCCAGCCAGTCCTATCAAACCTTTataattaa